Proteins encoded in a region of the Clostridium butyricum genome:
- a CDS encoding oleate hydratase codes for MKKRDYKEYEKILKKEQLKKIISIGAISIAAGLTANYIYKKNKEDDYTTYKRVFNSDTDSNVYFIGGGLASLAGAAYLIRDCNFKGENIHIIEGLKILGGSNDGAGSPETGFICRGGRMLNEETYENFWELFSTIPSLEYPNKSVTEEILNFDHHHPTHAKARLVDKYGDIVDVSTMGFNNIDRLELFKLMMTNEENLDEMTIEEWFNDHFFTTNFWYMWQTTFAFQKWSSLFEFKRYMNRMIFEFSRIETLEGVTRTPYNQYDSVILPLKKYLEGFGVDFMVNTKVTDLDFKAGRGITVSAIHLEEGSPINYDSKTDTTDGVISDIDNLENQSHLDGSDEEDSKSNNVEKDPDDNNPNDNDEKHDSAIVSEVMKSLHITDGEEKSSTNNEKTNSKEKIIYLNDNDKCIMINGCMTDNATLGDYYTAPKFDDSKPMGSELWEKISLKKPGLGCPKPFFDYPKMTNWESFTVTCKGNTLLKYIEQFSMNIPGSGALMTFKDSSWLMSIVVAAQPHFKNQPMDTTIFWGYGLYTDKNGDYINKPMMECTGEEILIELLYHIHLIDKKEEILKDIINVIPCMMPYIDSQFQPRKMSDRPDVVPKGSTNFAMISQFVEISDDMVFTEEYSVRAARIAIYTLFNVTNKEICPVTSYNKDAKVLLKALKKSFK; via the coding sequence ATGAAAAAAAGAGATTATAAAGAATATGAAAAAATTCTAAAAAAAGAACAGTTAAAAAAGATTATAAGTATTGGAGCTATAAGTATTGCGGCAGGACTTACAGCTAATTATATTTATAAGAAGAACAAAGAAGATGACTATACTACTTATAAACGAGTTTTTAATTCTGATACAGATAGTAATGTATATTTTATTGGAGGTGGTCTTGCATCTTTAGCTGGTGCTGCATATCTTATAAGAGATTGTAATTTCAAAGGAGAAAATATACACATAATAGAAGGATTAAAAATTTTAGGTGGAAGTAATGATGGAGCAGGATCACCTGAAACAGGGTTTATATGTAGAGGTGGAAGAATGCTAAATGAAGAAACCTATGAGAACTTTTGGGAACTATTTTCAACTATTCCATCATTGGAATATCCAAATAAAAGTGTTACTGAAGAAATTTTAAACTTTGATCACCATCATCCAACACATGCAAAAGCACGTTTAGTTGATAAATATGGAGACATAGTAGATGTAAGTACAATGGGATTTAACAATATTGATAGATTAGAGTTATTTAAATTAATGATGACTAATGAAGAAAATCTCGATGAAATGACAATAGAAGAGTGGTTTAATGATCATTTCTTTACAACTAATTTTTGGTATATGTGGCAGACTACATTTGCTTTTCAAAAATGGTCTAGTTTATTTGAATTTAAGCGTTATATGAATCGAATGATTTTTGAATTTTCAAGAATAGAAACTTTAGAGGGTGTTACAAGAACTCCCTACAATCAATATGATTCTGTAATACTTCCATTAAAAAAATACCTTGAAGGCTTTGGTGTGGATTTTATGGTCAACACAAAAGTTACAGATTTAGATTTTAAAGCAGGTCGTGGTATAACAGTTAGTGCAATACATTTAGAAGAAGGTTCACCAATAAATTATGACAGTAAAACAGATACTACAGATGGTGTAATATCTGATATAGATAATCTTGAAAACCAATCACATTTAGATGGTTCTGATGAAGAAGATAGTAAATCTAATAATGTGGAAAAAGATCCTGATGATAATAATCCTAATGATAATGATGAAAAACATGATAGTGCTATAGTAAGTGAAGTTATGAAATCACTTCATATAACAGATGGTGAAGAAAAATCCAGCACTAATAATGAGAAAACTAATTCAAAAGAGAAAATTATTTATTTAAATGATAATGATAAGTGCATTATGATAAATGGATGCATGACAGATAATGCAACACTTGGAGATTATTATACTGCGCCTAAATTTGATGATTCAAAACCAATGGGATCAGAACTATGGGAAAAAATAAGTTTGAAAAAACCAGGACTTGGATGTCCAAAACCGTTTTTTGATTATCCAAAAATGACAAACTGGGAGAGCTTTACTGTTACATGCAAAGGAAATACACTTCTTAAATATATAGAACAATTTTCTATGAATATTCCAGGCAGTGGAGCACTTATGACATTTAAAGATTCAAGCTGGCTTATGAGTATAGTAGTAGCAGCCCAGCCACATTTTAAAAATCAACCTATGGATACTACAATATTTTGGGGATATGGACTATATACGGATAAAAACGGTGATTATATAAATAAACCAATGATGGAGTGTACAGGAGAAGAGATACTTATAGAACTTTTATATCATATTCATTTAATAGATAAAAAGGAAGAGATATTAAAGGATATAATTAATGTTATTCCATGTATGATGCCTTATATAGATTCACAATTCCAGCCAAGGAAGATGAGTGATAGACCTGACGTAGTTCCAAAAGGGTCAACTAATTTTGCAATGATAAGTCAGTTCGTAGAGATATCTGATGATATGGTATTTACAGAAGAATATTCAGTACGTGCAGCAAGAATTGCTATTTATACATTATTTAATGTAACCAATAAAGAAATATGTCCGGTAACATCATATAATAAAGATGCAAAAGTTCTGCTAAAGGCTTTAAAAAAGTCATTTAAGTAA
- a CDS encoding deoxyribonuclease IV, giving the protein MLNIGCHLSTTKGFYNMGKEALSIGANTFQFFTRNPRGGKAKDIDESDVNKLIKLMEENNFSKILAHAPYTLNACSKDESTREFALEMMTDDLKRMEYIPNNLYNFHPGSHVKQGTEVGIEFIAELLNKVLKKEQTTKVLLETMAGKGTEIGRSFEEIAQIISKVEFNEHIGVCLDTCHVHDAGYDIVNNLDGVLEEFDKIIGLERLCAIHLNDSKNPFNSHKDRHEKIGEGSIGLTAITNIINHPKLKDIPFYLETPNELDGYAREIELLRNSYKY; this is encoded by the coding sequence ATGTTAAACATAGGATGTCATTTATCAACTACAAAGGGATTTTATAATATGGGAAAAGAAGCATTATCAATAGGTGCAAATACATTTCAATTTTTCACACGTAATCCAAGAGGGGGAAAAGCTAAAGATATTGATGAAAGTGATGTTAATAAGTTAATTAAGCTTATGGAAGAAAATAATTTTTCTAAAATTCTTGCACATGCTCCTTATACATTAAATGCATGTTCAAAAGACGAAAGTACAAGAGAATTTGCATTAGAAATGATGACAGATGATTTAAAGAGAATGGAGTACATACCTAATAATCTATATAATTTTCATCCAGGAAGCCATGTTAAACAAGGAACAGAAGTTGGAATAGAATTTATTGCAGAGCTTTTAAATAAAGTATTAAAAAAAGAACAGACAACGAAGGTACTTCTTGAAACAATGGCTGGAAAGGGAACAGAAATTGGCAGAAGTTTTGAAGAAATTGCACAGATAATAAGTAAGGTAGAATTTAATGAGCATATTGGTGTATGTCTTGATACATGTCATGTTCATGATGCAGGCTATGATATAGTGAATAACCTAGATGGTGTTTTAGAAGAGTTTGATAAAATAATCGGACTTGAGAGATTATGTGCTATTCATTTAAATGATAGTAAGAATCCATTTAACAGTCATAAAGACAGACATGAAAAGATAGGTGAAGGAAGTATTGGTTTAACTGCAATTACAAATATTATTAATCATCCTAAACTTAAAGATATACCTTTCTATCTAGAAACACCTAATGAACTTGATGGTTATGCAAGAGAAATAGAATTGTTAAGAAATTCTTATAAATATTAA
- a CDS encoding DUF5661 family protein, which produces MKYCRWIKGKNRGENIKLFFTREESSDTAKKLGIKFDKEKFDLEEFYMGMNVELEHGTRFPVANVTNNDPILTGMIALAHLLEFPDYYTRLLKLEDEAKKYWSSKN; this is translated from the coding sequence ATGAAATATTGTAGATGGATAAAAGGTAAAAATAGAGGAGAAAATATTAAATTATTCTTCACACGAGAAGAAAGTTCAGATACTGCAAAAAAATTAGGAATAAAATTTGATAAAGAAAAATTTGATTTAGAAGAATTTTATATGGGTATGAATGTGGAATTAGAGCATGGAACAAGATTTCCAGTGGCAAATGTAACAAATAATGATCCAATATTAACTGGAATGATAGCACTTGCACACCTTCTTGAATTTCCTGATTATTATACAAGACTTTTAAAATTAGAAGATGAAGCAAAAAAATACTGGAGTAGTAAAAACTAA
- a CDS encoding ABC transporter substrate-binding protein, which translates to MKKKILSILMSGIMAFGILGCKNTSMNNESVDGKKLEEVNVVLDWYPNAVHSFIYTAFEKGYYEEEGLKVNIQFPSNTNDAISMTASGKADLGVYYLQDVAMARGNENIPVKAVGTIVQSPLSIILSLKDKNITNPKDLVGKKIGYGGTALSEGIISTMLENVGENPNSAQTVDVGFDLMSSMTTNQVDATIGCLVNHEVPQMEEEGMQLNYFFPNEYGVPDYYELVFVTGENTLNKNSEKISKFLRASKKGFEDMKNNPDESLKILLDNQNKENFPLSESVEKKSMEFLIPVMETENAKFLYQDTKVWQNNIDWLVSKGLLKETFDASDVVENLEY; encoded by the coding sequence ATGAAAAAGAAAATTTTATCAATATTAATGTCAGGAATAATGGCATTTGGAATTTTAGGGTGTAAAAATACATCTATGAATAATGAATCTGTAGATGGAAAAAAATTAGAGGAAGTTAATGTTGTTCTTGACTGGTATCCAAATGCTGTTCACAGTTTCATTTATACAGCATTTGAAAAAGGATATTATGAAGAAGAAGGACTTAAAGTAAATATTCAATTTCCTTCAAATACAAATGATGCAATTTCAATGACTGCATCTGGTAAAGCTGACCTTGGAGTATACTATCTTCAAGATGTTGCAATGGCTAGAGGAAATGAAAATATTCCTGTAAAAGCAGTAGGAACAATAGTTCAGTCACCGCTTAGCATTATTTTATCACTTAAAGATAAAAATATAACAAATCCCAAGGATTTAGTTGGTAAAAAAATTGGATATGGAGGAACTGCTCTTTCAGAAGGTATTATTTCTACAATGCTTGAAAATGTTGGTGAAAATCCAAATAGTGCACAAACAGTTGATGTAGGATTTGATTTAATGAGTTCAATGACTACAAATCAAGTAGATGCAACAATTGGATGTCTTGTTAATCATGAGGTTCCACAAATGGAGGAAGAAGGAATGCAATTAAATTATTTCTTCCCTAATGAGTACGGTGTACCAGATTATTATGAACTTGTTTTTGTTACTGGTGAAAATACATTAAATAAAAACAGTGAAAAGATCTCTAAATTTTTAAGAGCATCAAAAAAAGGATTTGAAGATATGAAAAATAATCCTGATGAATCATTAAAAATACTTCTTGATAATCAAAATAAAGAAAATTTTCCTCTTAGTGAAAGTGTTGAAAAGAAGAGTATGGAATTTTTGATTCCTGTTATGGAAACAGAGAATGCAAAGTTCCTCTACCAGGATACGAAAGTATGGCAGAATAATATTGATTGGCTTGTTAGTAAAGGACTTCTTAAAGAAACATTTGATGCTTCAGATGTAGTTGAAAATTTGGAATATTAA
- a CDS encoding ABC transporter permease, which translates to MKKNLPSIILTTILLIIWQGIAMIIDAHYILPSPVQIMSKLYELREPLLKVHLPATMGVTILGLIISIVLGISLAVFMDINEKAANALYPIIIASQTIPTTAIAPLFVLWFGYGIWSKVLVTILITFFPITITLYDGFKSTKREMEELLITYGANKKDIFIKLKIPSALPYFFSSIKMAIPLSIIGAAIAEWLGAQSGLGYFSKRMMTQLDGAGVFAPIVLLSVVAMVLVYLVAIAEKHFVKWRKEL; encoded by the coding sequence ATGAAAAAGAATTTACCATCAATTATTCTTACAACAATTCTTCTAATTATTTGGCAGGGGATTGCAATGATAATTGATGCACATTATATACTTCCATCACCAGTCCAAATTATGAGTAAATTATATGAACTTAGAGAGCCACTTTTAAAAGTTCATCTTCCAGCAACAATGGGAGTTACAATTTTAGGACTTATAATATCCATAGTTCTTGGAATAAGTCTTGCTGTATTTATGGATATTAATGAAAAAGCAGCTAATGCACTATATCCTATAATAATTGCATCACAAACAATTCCAACTACTGCAATTGCACCACTTTTTGTTTTATGGTTTGGTTATGGAATATGGAGTAAAGTTCTTGTAACTATATTGATTACATTTTTCCCAATAACTATAACTCTTTATGATGGGTTTAAATCAACAAAAAGAGAAATGGAAGAATTATTAATTACATATGGTGCTAATAAAAAGGATATTTTCATAAAACTAAAAATTCCAAGTGCACTGCCATATTTCTTTTCATCTATAAAGATGGCTATTCCTTTGAGTATTATTGGGGCGGCCATTGCGGAGTGGCTTGGAGCACAAAGTGGTCTTGGATATTTTAGCAAGAGAATGATGACGCAACTTGATGGAGCAGGTGTATTTGCACCGATTGTATTATTATCAGTAGTAGCTATGGTATTAGTATATTTAGTTGCTATTGCAGAGAAACACTTTGTGAAATGGAGAAAAGAATTATAA
- a CDS encoding ABC transporter ATP-binding protein, producing the protein MLEFKNVTFKYIEDNQAMMKNLSFQVNEGEFISIIGPSGCGKSTIFRLINSLEKMQNGNILINGESIEKIKNYSAFMPQKDLLFPWRTIGENLALPLEINKVNKSEREKNIKNMLKEIGLESYKDKFPKDLSGGMKQRVSFARTLLTGGNILLLDEPFSALDSLTRMAMQEWLLDMWQNLNKTILFITHDVEEAILLSKSVFVVCDRPITYLKKVDIPLDYPRNRSVLSKPEIISLKENLIEQLRSINNN; encoded by the coding sequence ATGTTGGAATTTAAAAATGTAACATTTAAATACATTGAAGATAATCAAGCAATGATGAAGAATTTATCATTTCAAGTTAATGAAGGAGAATTCATTTCTATAATTGGTCCAAGTGGTTGTGGAAAGAGTACAATATTCAGACTTATAAATAGTCTTGAAAAAATGCAGAATGGTAATATTTTGATTAATGGAGAATCAATAGAGAAAATTAAAAATTATAGTGCATTTATGCCACAAAAAGATTTACTTTTTCCATGGAGAACTATTGGTGAAAATCTAGCTCTTCCTCTTGAAATAAATAAAGTAAATAAGAGCGAGCGAGAAAAAAACATAAAAAATATGCTAAAAGAAATTGGTCTTGAATCATATAAAGATAAGTTTCCTAAGGATTTATCAGGAGGAATGAAACAAAGGGTTTCATTTGCACGAACACTTTTAACTGGAGGAAATATTCTTCTTCTTGATGAGCCTTTTAGTGCACTTGATTCATTGACAAGAATGGCTATGCAGGAATGGCTATTAGATATGTGGCAGAATTTGAATAAAACAATTTTGTTTATAACACATGATGTTGAAGAAGCAATATTATTATCTAAATCAGTTTTTGTAGTTTGTGATAGACCTATAACTTATTTGAAAAAAGTTGATATTCCTTTAGATTATCCAAGAAATAGATCGGTTCTTTCAAAGCCTGAAATAATATCTTTAAAGGAAAATTTAATTGAACAGCTTAGATCTATCAATAATAATTAA
- the tenA gene encoding thiaminase II: MKLSKVLYDSVEDIWNSYNEHPFVKGIENGQLDLEKFKYYMIQDYIYLLDYSKIFALGIVKAPNEEIMRFFAELVHSTLNFEMSVHKKYMERLNITSDIIKNSKPSLSNTSYTNYMLWVSQNGDILDLLVSVLSCSWSYKVIADKINNNSLAKENEFFGEWINGYISKEYEECNDKLIDLVDKLGEQCSDTRIDILKNIFINCSKYEYMFWDMSYNNGQTSI; encoded by the coding sequence ATGAAACTTAGTAAAGTACTTTATGACAGTGTAGAAGACATATGGAATTCATATAATGAACATCCATTTGTAAAAGGTATTGAAAATGGACAGTTAGATTTAGAAAAATTTAAATATTATATGATACAGGATTATATATATCTTTTAGATTATTCAAAAATATTTGCACTTGGAATTGTAAAGGCTCCAAATGAAGAAATTATGAGATTCTTTGCAGAACTTGTTCACTCTACTTTAAACTTTGAAATGAGTGTACATAAAAAATACATGGAAAGATTGAATATAACTTCCGATATAATCAAAAATTCAAAGCCTTCTCTTTCTAATACATCATATACAAATTATATGTTATGGGTATCTCAAAATGGAGATATATTAGATTTATTGGTTTCTGTTCTATCATGCAGTTGGAGCTATAAAGTTATTGCGGATAAAATTAATAATAATTCTTTAGCTAAAGAAAATGAATTTTTTGGAGAATGGATAAATGGGTATATATCAAAAGAATATGAAGAGTGTAATGATAAGTTGATAGATTTGGTAGATAAATTAGGTGAACAATGCAGTGACACAAGAATTGATATATTAAAAAATATATTTATAAACTGCAGTAAATATGAGTATATGTTTTGGGACATGTCTTATAATAATGGACAAACATCTATTTAA
- a CDS encoding TIGR04076 family protein — MGEFKESKIKIVVRKSNCEFYKKGDEIYIEGALLNKEKSGNICLTAVNAIYPFIYAARKRVSKDVMGFEELVFRCPDCAEGVEFERIAE, encoded by the coding sequence ATGGGAGAATTTAAAGAAAGCAAGATAAAAATAGTTGTAAGGAAATCTAACTGTGAATTCTATAAGAAGGGGGATGAGATTTATATTGAAGGTGCATTATTAAACAAAGAAAAATCAGGTAATATATGCCTAACAGCAGTAAATGCAATTTATCCATTCATATATGCGGCGAGAAAGAGAGTCTCAAAAGATGTAATGGGATTTGAAGAATTAGTGTTTAGATGTCCTGATTGTGCAGAGGGAGTTGAATTTGAACGAATAGCTGAATAA
- a CDS encoding amino acid ABC transporter ATP-binding protein has product MEAFKCKINKEYDMPVIKVSHLSKVFGEHEVLKDIDFNTNCKDVICIIGASGSGKSTLLRCINMLEAPTSGEIYHNNNNIMDKQNKITTYRSKVGMVFQSFNLFNNMTVLENCMVGVIKVLKKDKKYAKEISLKYLEKVGMGLYLNAKPKQLSGGQKQRVAIARALAMEPEVLLFDEPTSALDPEMVGEVLKVMRELAKDGMTMIIVTHEMAFARDVSTRTIFMENGVIVENDIPEIIFNNPSNPRTREFLKRFMDS; this is encoded by the coding sequence ATGGAAGCTTTCAAATGCAAAATAAATAAGGAATATGACATGCCTGTAATTAAAGTTTCACATTTAAGCAAAGTCTTTGGAGAACATGAAGTATTAAAGGATATAGATTTTAATACAAACTGCAAAGATGTTATATGTATAATAGGTGCATCAGGGTCAGGCAAGTCTACACTTTTAAGATGTATCAATATGCTTGAAGCACCTACTTCAGGAGAAATTTATCATAATAATAACAATATTATGGATAAGCAAAACAAGATTACAACATATAGATCGAAAGTAGGAATGGTATTTCAATCATTTAATCTTTTTAATAATATGACAGTACTTGAAAACTGCATGGTTGGAGTTATAAAAGTTTTAAAAAAGGATAAAAAATATGCTAAAGAAATTTCTTTGAAATATTTAGAAAAAGTTGGTATGGGATTATATTTAAATGCAAAGCCTAAACAGCTCTCAGGAGGACAAAAACAACGTGTGGCAATTGCAAGAGCACTTGCAATGGAACCTGAAGTGCTTTTATTTGATGAGCCAACAAGTGCTCTTGATCCAGAAATGGTAGGAGAAGTACTAAAAGTAATGAGAGAGCTTGCAAAAGATGGGATGACAATGATAATAGTAACTCATGAAATGGCTTTTGCAAGGGATGTTTCAACAAGAACAATTTTTATGGAAAATGGAGTTATCGTTGAAAATGATATACCAGAAATAATATTTAATAATCCTAGCAATCCAAGAACTAGAGAATTCTTAAAACGCTTTATGGATAGTTAG
- a CDS encoding amino acid ABC transporter permease: protein MTSNLPNDFFGWVVFLIQKYGELFIKGAAYTLILALIGTVIGCIIGFLVGIVRKIEVQEDCNKFYKYTLKLSQVILTGYVEFFRGTPMIVQAMVIYYGAMEAFNIDMAPFTAGLFVVSINTGAYMAETVRGGIESIDMGQTEGAKAIGMTHFQTMLYVILPQTLRNIMPQIGNNLIINIKDTSVLNVISVSELYFVGKSAAGVYYKYFPVFFIICVIYFVMNFVVSRILRLIEKKMDGPSDYKLSESDFMSGDI from the coding sequence ATGACATCTAATTTACCAAATGACTTTTTTGGATGGGTAGTATTTTTAATACAAAAATATGGAGAATTATTTATAAAAGGTGCAGCATATACACTTATACTTGCACTTATTGGAACAGTAATTGGATGTATTATTGGATTTTTAGTTGGAATTGTAAGAAAGATTGAAGTACAGGAAGATTGTAATAAATTTTATAAGTATACATTAAAATTATCTCAGGTTATTTTAACTGGATATGTTGAATTTTTTAGAGGAACTCCAATGATTGTTCAAGCTATGGTTATATATTATGGGGCGATGGAGGCATTTAATATTGATATGGCTCCATTTACAGCTGGTTTATTTGTAGTATCAATAAATACAGGAGCATATATGGCTGAAACAGTTCGTGGTGGTATTGAATCAATAGATATGGGTCAGACAGAAGGTGCAAAAGCAATAGGAATGACTCATTTTCAGACAATGCTTTATGTAATTCTACCTCAGACACTTAGAAATATAATGCCTCAGATAGGAAATAATTTAATCATAAATATAAAAGATACATCTGTATTAAATGTAATATCTGTATCTGAATTATATTTTGTTGGAAAATCAGCAGCAGGGGTTTACTACAAGTATTTTCCAGTGTTTTTTATAATATGTGTAATTTATTTTGTAATGAACTTTGTTGTATCACGTATTTTAAGATTAATAGAGAAAAAAATGGATGGCCCTTCTGACTATAAACTTTCAGAAAGTGATTTTATGTCAGGAGATATATAA
- a CDS encoding transporter substrate-binding domain-containing protein: MKRLRKIISVVLSISMLSILGGCGESNSTGSSDNGEKVLKVGMECAYAPFNWTQTDDSNGAIKIDGNNEYAYGYDVMMAKKIADKLGYKLQINKMEWDGLCPGVSSGKIDVSIAGQSITPERLESVDFSDVYYKADIVALTKKGTAYENAKSVEDLKGAACTSQLNTVWYDMLDQIPEAKKQAAIDTVPAMIVALNSGKIDVVTTDKPTAMAAAYSNKDLVLLDFKDGKGFNASDEDVNMGIAIKKGNTELKEKINAALAEISDEDRAKMMDEAIKCQPLSE, from the coding sequence ATGTGGCGAAAGTAATAGTACAGGCTCTTCTGATAACGGAGAAAAAGTACTTAAAGTAGGTATGGAATGTGCATATGCCCCTTTCAACTGGACACAGACTGATGATAGTAATGGAGCCATAAAAATTGATGGAAATAATGAGTATGCATATGGTTATGATGTTATGATGGCAAAAAAAATAGCAGATAAATTAGGATATAAACTTCAAATTAATAAGATGGAATGGGATGGATTGTGTCCTGGAGTAAGTTCTGGAAAAATTGATGTATCTATAGCAGGGCAAAGTATTACACCTGAACGACTAGAAAGTGTAGATTTTTCAGATGTATATTATAAAGCTGATATAGTAGCATTAACTAAAAAAGGAACTGCCTATGAAAATGCGAAAAGTGTTGAAGATTTAAAAGGAGCAGCATGTACTTCACAGTTAAATACTGTATGGTATGATATGCTTGATCAGATTCCAGAAGCAAAAAAACAGGCTGCAATTGATACTGTTCCAGCAATGATTGTTGCTTTAAATTCTGGTAAGATTGATGTTGTAACAACTGATAAACCTACTGCAATGGCAGCAGCATATTCAAATAAGGATTTAGTTTTACTTGATTTTAAAGACGGAAAAGGATTTAATGCTTCTGATGAAGATGTGAATATGGGAATTGCAATAAAAAAAGGTAATACAGAATTAAAAGAAAAAATTAATGCTGCCCTTGCTGAAATAAGTGATGAGGATAGGGCAAAAATGATGGACGAAGCAATAAAATGCCAGCCATTATCAGAATAA